From Primulina huaijiensis isolate GDHJ02 unplaced genomic scaffold, ASM1229523v2 scaffold42557, whole genome shotgun sequence, one genomic window encodes:
- the LOC140969718 gene encoding uncharacterized protein isoform X1 codes for MADAAALIETSGFRFCDLELIGRGSFGDVYKGFDKELNKEVALKVIDLEESEDEIEDIQKEIAVLSECRSPYITEYYGSFLNHTKLWIIMEYMAGGSVADLIQPNQPLDEVSISWILRDLLHAIEYLHSEGKIHRDIKAANILLTENGDVKVADFGVSAQLTRTISRRKTFVGTPFWMAPEVIQNSEGYNEKADIWSLGITTIEMAKGEPPLADLHPMRVLFIIPRENPPQLDEHFSRPLKEFVALCLKKNPAERTSAKELLKHRFIRNARRSPKLLDRIRDRPRFQIDGETPKNGPTMSEEASGTVKMVRDSGFEDTVRASSQAWGVRNTGWDFSIGGSMSTGTIRSAVKPPQVRERKTEAPLTQSSRKISDSSNKRATPSGSIIHSSVEVSVEKDTNHLGKQENYLEEDDVSGTGTVVVRSPRGKQMSSMFSNQSSLSSSTYASTEDTSISGTVVYRGQHDELDSPRTPKSRLGLQERTFSAALEDSEINLAEAKAAMQVGRKGNLRDRSALSKANRDVQESRRMSKPTTSSDSSGHSRDYFDAQKAFTRSHHSSDDEDNSRSSAATLSAPLSVLLIPALKDVITDDPGGSIFLKVSNSLMDMEHVKPGSSELLVTKLLQRLSSSKESSLKDLQELSARIFGEGNAETPSTSTEGDSKKKKQSKELPSNANMSPLARFLLSRWQGHASRDLNT; via the exons ATGGCTGATGCAGCTGCTCTTATAGAGACCTCGGGATTCAGATTTTGTGATCTGGAGCTCATTGGAAGAGGTTCTTTCGGGGATGTGTACAAAGG GTTTGATAAGGAACTGAACAAAGAGGTTGCCCTAAAGGTCATTGATTTAGAAGAATC GGAAGACGAAATAGAGGACATCCAAAAG GAAATTGCTGTTCTTTCAGAATGTCGCTCTCCTTATATTACTGAGTATTATGGGTCTTTCCTGAATCACACTAAGCTGTGGATTATAATGGAATACATGGCTGGTGGTTCTGTTGCTGATCTG ATTCAGCCTAACCAGCCACTGGATGAAGTTTCGATTTCATGGATTTTACGTGATTTGCTTCATGCAATTGAATATCTCCACAGTGAGGGGAAAATTCATCGAGATATTAAAG CGGCAAACATTTTATTGACAGAGAATGGTGATGTCAAG GTTGCAGATTTTGGTGTTTCTGCTCAACTGACAAGGACAATCTCGCGAAGAAAG ACTTTTGTAGGAACACCATTTTGGATGGCTCCAGAGGTCATTCAGAACTCGGAAGGATACAACGAGAAG GCCGATATTTGGTCTTTAGGGATAACGACAATCGAGATGGCAAAAGGAGAACCTCCACTTGCGGATCTCCATCCTATGAGAGTGCTTTTTATCATTCCTAGAGAAAACCCTCCACAGCTAGACGAACACTTTTCTCGTCCACTTAAAGAATTTGTTGCCCTATGTCTGAAGAAGAATCCAGCAGAG AGGACAAGTGCCAAGGAACTACTGAAACACCGATTTATCAGAAATGCTAGGAGGAGCCCGAAGCTTTTGGATAGAATCAG AGACCGTCCTAGGTTTCAAATAGACGGAGAGACTCCTAAAAATGGTCCAACTATGTCAGAGGAGGCTTCTGGAACTGTGAAGATGGTTAGAGATTCCGGATTTGAAGACACAGTGCGTGCCAG TAGTCAGGCATGGGGTGTAAGAAATACTGGATGGGATTTTAGTATTGGTGGATCAATGAGCACTGGAACTATTCGGAGTGCAGTAAAACCACCTCAAGTGAGAGAGAGGAAAACTGAGGCCCCATTAACTCAATCTTCTAGAAAAATCTCAGACAGTAGCAATAAGCGGGCTACTCCTTCTGGAAGTATTATTCATTCATCAGTGGAGGTCTCCGTGGAGAAAGATACTAACCATCTCGGGAAACAAGAAAACTATCTTGAAGAA GATGATGTAAGCGGCACAGGAACTGTCGTTGTACGATCTCCTAGGGGAAAACAGATGTCCTCTATGTTCAGCAACCAAAGTTCCTTG tCTAGCAGCACTTATGCCTCCACTGAAGACACTTCCATCAGTGGCACTGTCGTTTATCGTGGTCAACATGATGAGTTAGATTCTCCTCGAACTCCAAAATCTAGACTGGGGCTTCAAGAGAGAACTTTTAGTGCGGCTCTTGAAGATAGTGAGATAAACCTTGCCGAG GCCAAGGCTGCAATGCAAGTAGGAAGAAAAGGCAACCTTAGAGATAGATCTGCATTGAGCAAGGCCAACAGAGATGTGCAAGAGAGCAGAAGAATGTCAAAACCAACAACAAGCTCTGATTCATCAGG ACATTCACGCGATTATTTTGATGCACAAAAAGCATTTACAAGATCACACCATTCAAGCGACGACGAAGACAATTCCAGGAGTTCTGCAGCAACTTTGTCTGCCCCATTATCAGTCCTTTTAATACCTGCACTTAAAGAT GTAATCACTGATGATCCAGGAGGATCAATCTTCCTGAAAGTATCAAATTCTTTAATGGACATGGAACATGTCAAGCCTGGGTCTTCCGAACTACTTGTCACCAAGCTACTTCAGCGATTGTCTag TTCAAAAGAGAGTTCTCTGAAAGACCTGCAAGAGCTGTCAGCTCGGATATTTGGGGAGGGCAATGCCGAAACACCGTCTACCAGTACAGAAGGAGATAGCAAGAAAAAGAAACAGAGTAAGGAGCTTCCCTCAAATGCCAACATGAGCCCACTTGCAAGGTTTTTGCTCTCGAG ATGGCAAGGCCATGCTTCCCGAGATCTAAATACTTGA
- the LOC140969718 gene encoding uncharacterized protein isoform X2 — MADAAALIETSGFRFCDLELIGRGSFGDVYKGFDKELNKEVALKVIDLEESEDEIEDIQKEIAVLSECRSPYITEYYGSFLNHTKLWIIMEYMAGGSVADLIQPNQPLDEVSISWILRDLLHAIEYLHSEGKIHRDIKAANILLTENGDVKVADFGVSAQLTRTISRRKTFVGTPFWMAPEVIQNSEGYNEKADIWSLGITTIEMAKGEPPLADLHPMRVLFIIPRENPPQLDEHFSRPLKEFVALCLKKNPAERTSAKELLKHRFIRNARRSPKLLDRIRDRPRFQIDGETPKNGPTMSEEASGTVKMVRDSGFEDTVRASQAWGVRNTGWDFSIGGSMSTGTIRSAVKPPQVRERKTEAPLTQSSRKISDSSNKRATPSGSIIHSSVEVSVEKDTNHLGKQENYLEEDDVSGTGTVVVRSPRGKQMSSMFSNQSSLSSSTYASTEDTSISGTVVYRGQHDELDSPRTPKSRLGLQERTFSAALEDSEINLAEAKAAMQVGRKGNLRDRSALSKANRDVQESRRMSKPTTSSDSSGHSRDYFDAQKAFTRSHHSSDDEDNSRSSAATLSAPLSVLLIPALKDVITDDPGGSIFLKVSNSLMDMEHVKPGSSELLVTKLLQRLSSSKESSLKDLQELSARIFGEGNAETPSTSTEGDSKKKKQSKELPSNANMSPLARFLLSRWQGHASRDLNT; from the exons ATGGCTGATGCAGCTGCTCTTATAGAGACCTCGGGATTCAGATTTTGTGATCTGGAGCTCATTGGAAGAGGTTCTTTCGGGGATGTGTACAAAGG GTTTGATAAGGAACTGAACAAAGAGGTTGCCCTAAAGGTCATTGATTTAGAAGAATC GGAAGACGAAATAGAGGACATCCAAAAG GAAATTGCTGTTCTTTCAGAATGTCGCTCTCCTTATATTACTGAGTATTATGGGTCTTTCCTGAATCACACTAAGCTGTGGATTATAATGGAATACATGGCTGGTGGTTCTGTTGCTGATCTG ATTCAGCCTAACCAGCCACTGGATGAAGTTTCGATTTCATGGATTTTACGTGATTTGCTTCATGCAATTGAATATCTCCACAGTGAGGGGAAAATTCATCGAGATATTAAAG CGGCAAACATTTTATTGACAGAGAATGGTGATGTCAAG GTTGCAGATTTTGGTGTTTCTGCTCAACTGACAAGGACAATCTCGCGAAGAAAG ACTTTTGTAGGAACACCATTTTGGATGGCTCCAGAGGTCATTCAGAACTCGGAAGGATACAACGAGAAG GCCGATATTTGGTCTTTAGGGATAACGACAATCGAGATGGCAAAAGGAGAACCTCCACTTGCGGATCTCCATCCTATGAGAGTGCTTTTTATCATTCCTAGAGAAAACCCTCCACAGCTAGACGAACACTTTTCTCGTCCACTTAAAGAATTTGTTGCCCTATGTCTGAAGAAGAATCCAGCAGAG AGGACAAGTGCCAAGGAACTACTGAAACACCGATTTATCAGAAATGCTAGGAGGAGCCCGAAGCTTTTGGATAGAATCAG AGACCGTCCTAGGTTTCAAATAGACGGAGAGACTCCTAAAAATGGTCCAACTATGTCAGAGGAGGCTTCTGGAACTGTGAAGATGGTTAGAGATTCCGGATTTGAAGACACAGTGCGTGCCAG TCAGGCATGGGGTGTAAGAAATACTGGATGGGATTTTAGTATTGGTGGATCAATGAGCACTGGAACTATTCGGAGTGCAGTAAAACCACCTCAAGTGAGAGAGAGGAAAACTGAGGCCCCATTAACTCAATCTTCTAGAAAAATCTCAGACAGTAGCAATAAGCGGGCTACTCCTTCTGGAAGTATTATTCATTCATCAGTGGAGGTCTCCGTGGAGAAAGATACTAACCATCTCGGGAAACAAGAAAACTATCTTGAAGAA GATGATGTAAGCGGCACAGGAACTGTCGTTGTACGATCTCCTAGGGGAAAACAGATGTCCTCTATGTTCAGCAACCAAAGTTCCTTG tCTAGCAGCACTTATGCCTCCACTGAAGACACTTCCATCAGTGGCACTGTCGTTTATCGTGGTCAACATGATGAGTTAGATTCTCCTCGAACTCCAAAATCTAGACTGGGGCTTCAAGAGAGAACTTTTAGTGCGGCTCTTGAAGATAGTGAGATAAACCTTGCCGAG GCCAAGGCTGCAATGCAAGTAGGAAGAAAAGGCAACCTTAGAGATAGATCTGCATTGAGCAAGGCCAACAGAGATGTGCAAGAGAGCAGAAGAATGTCAAAACCAACAACAAGCTCTGATTCATCAGG ACATTCACGCGATTATTTTGATGCACAAAAAGCATTTACAAGATCACACCATTCAAGCGACGACGAAGACAATTCCAGGAGTTCTGCAGCAACTTTGTCTGCCCCATTATCAGTCCTTTTAATACCTGCACTTAAAGAT GTAATCACTGATGATCCAGGAGGATCAATCTTCCTGAAAGTATCAAATTCTTTAATGGACATGGAACATGTCAAGCCTGGGTCTTCCGAACTACTTGTCACCAAGCTACTTCAGCGATTGTCTag TTCAAAAGAGAGTTCTCTGAAAGACCTGCAAGAGCTGTCAGCTCGGATATTTGGGGAGGGCAATGCCGAAACACCGTCTACCAGTACAGAAGGAGATAGCAAGAAAAAGAAACAGAGTAAGGAGCTTCCCTCAAATGCCAACATGAGCCCACTTGCAAGGTTTTTGCTCTCGAG ATGGCAAGGCCATGCTTCCCGAGATCTAAATACTTGA
- the LOC140969720 gene encoding protein CUP-SHAPED COTYLEDON 2-like, translating to MEDYRAFQESHESHLPPGFRFHPLDEELITYYLLKKVLDCNFTSRAIAEVDLNKCEPWHLPGRAKLGEKEWYFFSLRDRKYPTGLRTNRATEAGYWKATGKDREIYSSKSCSLVGMKKTLVFYLGRAPKGEKSNWVMHEYRLEGKLAYHYLSRNSKDEWVISRVFQKSGAGGGGKKRAAIQVNLEVSSPSSVSLPPLLELSATSTDHDSSSYNGADGKSKEHVPCFSTTALPSFNHNSLFEFPPPPPLNSLMHDLSSSSSAPHFPKHGLGASAFPSLRTLQENLQLPKFFSGLSAPSVVGGGGVDPMSVYGTLGQFPPPQNQKIGPTELDCMWNF from the exons ATGGAGGATTACCGCGCCTTCCAAGAAAGTCATGAATCACATTTACCTCCGGGGTTCAGGTTCCACCCTCTTGATGAAGAACTGATCACGTACTACCTATTGAAGAAAGTGCTCGACTGCAATTTCACCAGCAGAGCCATCGCTGAAGTTGATCTCAACAAGTGCGAGCCCTGGCATCTCCCAG GGAGAGCAAAACTCGGAGAAAAAGAATGGTACTTTTTCAGCCTTCGTGACCGGAAGTACCCAACCGGGTTAAGGACTAACCGGGCTACCGAAGCCGGCTATTGGAAAGCCACTGGCAAAGACCGGGAAATCTACAGCTCGAAGTCTTGCTCGCTGGTGGGAATGAAGAAAACCCTAGTTTTCTACTTGGGCAGGGCTCCGAAAGGAGAGAAGAGCAACTGGGTCATGCATGAATACCGTCTCGAAGGAAAACTTGCATATCATTATTTATCCAGGAACTCCAAG GATGAATGGGTGATTTCAAGGGTTTTTCAAAAGAGTGGCGCCGGAGGCGGCGGAAAGAAGAGGGCCGCCATCCAAGTCAACCTGGAAGTAAGCTCCCCGTCTTCAGTTTCGTTGCCGCCGCTGCTCGAACTCTCGGCCACCTCTACTGACCACGACAGCTCCTCCTACAATGGTGCCGACGGTAAATCCAAGGAGCACGTGCCCTGTTTCTCCACCACTGCACTTCCAAGTTTCAACCACAATTCCCTCTTCGAGTTTCCGCCGCCGCCTCCACTGAACTCACTCATGCATGATCTGTCATCTTCATCTTCTGCTCCCCATTTCCCGAAGCACGGCCTCGGAGCTTCTGCATTTCCGAGCCTGAGGACACTTCAAGAAAACCTTCAGCTGCCTAAATTCTTCTCCGGTCTTTCTGCACCGTCCGTGGTCGGCGGTGGCGGCGTTGATCCGATGTCTGTATATGGCACTCTGGGCCAATTTCCTCCGCCGCAGAATCAGAAGATAGGCCCCACCGAGCTTGATTGCATGtggaatttttaa
- the LOC140969717 gene encoding probable aminotransferase TAT2 has product MDAQNWGMGQETEAPHNVTIKGILGLLMGSIDSNDNGKEVISLGIGDPTAYSCFHTTSSAQEAVVESLRSAKFNGYAPTVGLPQTRRALAEYLSRDLPYKLSLDDVYVTAGCTQAIEIALSILTRPGANILLPRPCFPIYELCAAFRNLEIRHFDLLVEKDWEVDLNAVEDLADHNTVAMVIINPGNPCGNVYTYQQLKQIAEVAKRLGIAVVADEVYGHLAFGANPFVPMGVFGSIAPVLTLGSLSKRWLVPGWRLGWLVTNDPDGILKSPKFVERLKKYCDICGGPATFIQAAVPTIIKETQEFFFKKTLNMLKQTSDICYDKIKEIDCFSCPKKPVGSMTFMVKLNISLLKDISDDLDFSFKLAKEESVIILPGLAVGLKNWLRITFAVEPSSLEEALERVKCFCERHSSLQNRY; this is encoded by the exons ATGGATGCTCAAAATTGGGGGATGGGCCAAGAAACTGAAGCGCCGCATAATGTTACAATTAAAGGGATTCTGGGTTTATTGATGGGCAGCATAGATTCTAATGACAATGGTAAAGAAGTGATTTCTTTGGGCATTGGGGACCCAACTGCCTATTCTTGTTTTCACACAACTTCATCTGCACAAGAAGCTGTTGTGGAATCGCTGCGTTCTGCTAAATTCAATGGATACGCTCCCACTGTGGGCCTTCCTCAAACCAGAAG AGCACTGGCAGAATATTTGTCCCGTGATCTTCCATACAAGTTATCGCTTGATGATGTTTATGTCACGGCAGGTTGTACACAAGCGATCGAAATAGCTCTGTCAATATTAACTCGTCCTGGTGCTAATATATTGCTTCCAAGACCATGTTTTCCAATTTATGAACTTTGTGCCGCATTTAGAAATCTTGAAATTCgtcatttcgatcttcttgttGAGAAGGACTGGGAAGTTGATCTCAATGCAGTTGAAGATTTGGCAGATCACAATACTGTTGCAATGGTAATAATAAATCCCGGGAATCCATGTGGAAATGTATATACTTATCAACAACTTAAGCAG ATTGCTGAAGTTGCAAAGAGGCTTGGAATAGCCGTCGTTGCTGATGAAGTTTATGGGCATCTTGCTTTTGGGGCTAATCCTTTTGTGCCCATGGGAGTTTTTGGATCTATCGCACCAGTTCTTACTCTTGGATCACTTTCGAAGAGATGGTTAGTACCTGGTTGGCGCCTTGGTTGGTTGGTTACAAATGATCCAGATGGCATTTTAAAGAGCCCTAAG TTTGTTGAGCGGCTCAAGAAGTACTGCGACATTTGTGGAGGTCCTGCAACTTTCATACAG GCAGCAGTGCCAACAATTATTAAGGAAACACAAGagtttttcttcaagaaaacttTAAATATGCTGAAGCAAACTTCGGATATTTGTTACGACAAGATTAAAGAGATCGATTGCTTTAGTTGTCCTAAAAAACCAGTAGGATCGATGACTTTTATG GTGAAACTGAATATTTCACTACTAAAAGATATTAGCGATGATCTCGACTTCTCTTTTAAGCTTGCCAAAGAGGAATCTGTCATAATTCTTCCAG GGTTAGCTGTGGGTCTCAAAAATTGGCTACGAATCACATTCGCGGTCGAGCCATCTTCGCTGGAAGAAGCATTGGAGAGGGTGAagtgtttctgtgaacgccattCCTCCCTACAAAATAGATACTGA